The following are encoded together in the Deltaproteobacteria bacterium genome:
- the gdhA gene encoding NADP-specific glutamate dehydrogenase: MEDILNYVRARDPHEKEFHQAVKEVLETIQPVLERNPEYRQAAILERIIEPERVIMFRVPWMDDEGQVHVNRGYRLQMNSAIGPYKGGTRFHPSVNLSILKFLAFEQVFKNALTTLSMGGGKGGSDFDPKGKSENEVMRFCQSYMTELSRHVGPDTDVPAGDIGVGAREIGYMFGMYKRLRNEFTGVLTGKGLGWGGSLIRPEATGYGCVYFASEMLATRNDTLEGKTCLVSGTGNVAQYTVEKLIEMGAKVVTLSDSSGYIYDEAGIDRSKLDFVMRLKNVRRGRIMEYVDKYSEATYTEVDTTLDYNPLWNHKADCAFPSATQNEINGKDAQNLIANGVQLVAEGANMPSTPEAIDIYLDNKILYSPGKASNAGGVAVSGLEMAQNSMRLNWPREEVDGRLKIIMKSIHQSCADAAAEYGRPGNYFAGANIVGFVRVVNAMLDQGLV, encoded by the coding sequence ATGGAAGACATTTTAAATTACGTTAGGGCAAGAGATCCTCACGAAAAGGAATTTCACCAGGCGGTGAAAGAGGTCCTTGAAACCATTCAGCCCGTGCTGGAGCGAAACCCCGAATACCGTCAGGCGGCCATATTGGAGAGGATCATCGAACCCGAAAGGGTCATCATGTTCCGGGTCCCCTGGATGGATGACGAGGGACAGGTACATGTGAATCGCGGTTACCGATTACAGATGAACAGTGCGATCGGACCGTACAAGGGGGGCACCCGCTTTCACCCTTCGGTGAATCTGAGCATCCTTAAATTCCTGGCCTTTGAACAGGTCTTCAAGAACGCCCTGACCACCCTCTCCATGGGAGGGGGAAAAGGCGGCTCCGACTTCGATCCCAAGGGAAAATCAGAGAATGAGGTCATGCGGTTCTGCCAGAGTTACATGACCGAACTGAGCCGGCATGTCGGCCCTGACACGGATGTTCCTGCCGGAGATATTGGGGTGGGGGCGAGAGAGATCGGGTATATGTTCGGCATGTACAAGCGGCTTCGGAATGAATTCACGGGGGTTCTGACCGGCAAGGGCCTCGGCTGGGGGGGGAGCCTTATCCGGCCGGAGGCGACAGGATACGGCTGCGTCTATTTTGCCTCTGAGATGCTGGCCACTCGAAACGACACCCTCGAGGGAAAGACCTGCCTGGTCTCGGGGACGGGAAATGTCGCCCAGTACACCGTGGAGAAACTTATCGAGATGGGCGCAAAAGTGGTGACCCTTTCCGATTCATCCGGCTATATCTACGACGAGGCAGGCATTGACCGGAGCAAACTGGATTTTGTCATGAGGCTCAAGAACGTCCGTCGCGGCAGGATCATGGAATACGTGGACAAGTATTCAGAGGCAACCTATACCGAGGTGGATACGACCCTTGATTATAATCCCCTCTGGAACCACAAGGCCGATTGCGCCTTTCCCAGCGCCACCCAGAATGAAATCAATGGGAAGGACGCCCAGAACCTGATCGCCAACGGCGTGCAGTTGGTGGCCGAGGGCGCTAACATGCCTTCCACCCCCGAGGCCATCGACATCTACCTGGACAACAAGATCCTCTACTCGCCGGGCAAGGCCTCCAATGCCGGCGGCGTGGCGGTTTCAGGCCTGGAGATGGCGCAGAACAGCATGCGGCTGAACTGGCCCCGGGAGGAGGTGGACGGCCGCCTGAAAATAATCATGAAGAGCATCCACCAGAGCTGCGCGGATGCAGCCGCGGAATACGGCCGGCCGGGCAACTATTTTGCAGGGGCCAATATCGTGGGATTTGTCAGGGTGGTCAACGCCATGCTGGATCAGGGATTGGTATAA
- a CDS encoding acyl-CoA dehydrogenase, with amino-acid sequence MAYQLNEEQRMIRAMVRDFARDTILPTAAERDLTCEFPAEHLKQMGELGLLGMNVPPEYNGAGVDTVSYSVALQEIAYACASTAVVMSVHNSVACGPIYLFGSEYLKEHFLKVLAAGEKIGCFALTEAGAGSDPASQRSKAVKDGGTYVINGAKMFITSGKNSDVTVVTAYTDRDKRHRGISAFVVEKGTPGFSVGKEEKKMGLRASDTTELIFEDCRVPAENLVGEEGDGFRIAMASLDGGRIGIASQSVGLAQAALDAAVSYAKERVQFGKTISQFQGIRWMIADMATQIEAARLLTFNAAAMRDQGENFSAAASMAKVFASEMANKVAYKALQIHGGYGYIQDFPVERYYRDARVFTIYEGTSEIQRMVISNHVIGK; translated from the coding sequence ATGGCCTATCAACTGAATGAAGAACAGCGGATGATTCGGGCAATGGTCAGGGACTTTGCACGGGATACGATATTGCCCACGGCTGCCGAGAGGGATCTGACCTGCGAATTTCCTGCGGAGCATCTCAAGCAGATGGGGGAGTTGGGACTTCTGGGCATGAACGTCCCGCCCGAATATAACGGGGCCGGCGTGGACACGGTGAGCTATTCCGTGGCATTACAGGAGATCGCCTATGCCTGCGCCTCCACGGCCGTGGTCATGTCGGTGCACAACTCTGTTGCCTGCGGCCCCATCTATCTGTTTGGATCGGAGTATCTCAAGGAGCATTTCCTGAAGGTCCTGGCTGCCGGAGAGAAGATCGGTTGCTTTGCACTGACAGAGGCCGGCGCCGGTTCGGACCCGGCCAGCCAGAGGTCCAAGGCGGTCAAAGACGGCGGTACCTATGTGATTAACGGCGCCAAGATGTTCATCACCAGCGGAAAGAACTCGGATGTCACGGTGGTGACGGCCTATACAGACAGAGATAAGCGGCATCGCGGGATCAGCGCCTTTGTGGTGGAAAAGGGGACCCCGGGGTTCTCCGTGGGCAAGGAAGAGAAGAAGATGGGGCTGCGGGCCTCGGACACGACGGAATTGATCTTCGAGGACTGCCGGGTGCCTGCGGAAAACCTGGTGGGGGAGGAAGGGGATGGGTTCCGTATTGCCATGGCCTCTCTGGACGGGGGACGGATCGGTATCGCCTCCCAATCCGTGGGCCTGGCCCAGGCCGCACTGGACGCAGCGGTCAGCTATGCCAAGGAACGGGTCCAGTTCGGAAAGACCATCTCCCAGTTTCAAGGGATTCGATGGATGATCGCCGATATGGCCACCCAGATCGAGGCGGCCAGACTCCTTACCTTTAATGCCGCCGCCATGAGGGACCAGGGGGAAAATTTCTCGGCCGCCGCTTCCATGGCCAAGGTCTTTGCCTCTGAGATGGCCAACAAGGTGGCGTATAAGGCCCTGCAGATCCATGGCGGATATGGCTATATTCAGGACTTTCCGGTGGAGAGATATTACCGGGATGCCAGGGTGTTTACCATCTACGAAGGGACCTCCGAGATCCAGAGGATGGTGATTTCCAATCATGTGATCGGGAAGTAA
- a CDS encoding phosphoenolpyruvate synthase/pyruvate phosphate dikinase yields the protein MEFYARFKIYHELMSKKIREILLVSSPYDAFIMEEDGSLASRIINEYSGLNLSHPPRVTRTSSAFDALALLNMRNFDMVVTTPHLEEMDAFTLGLKAKKTHPGLPVILLAHSPRGIYPLPENKNCEGIDKIFIWSGNSDLLLALVKNAEDHLNVDADTERAMVRVLILVEDSPVYYSSFLPLIYKEIVRQTQAVLKMGLNEEHRLLTMRARPKILLATNYEEALALYQKFRSFLFGVISDARLPKNHQMDDNTGFLLLSQIQKEVPDVPLLLLSSESSNRNKAEQIPADFLDKNSPHLLSEIHDFFLSRLGFGDFIFRMPDGTEVDRASDLHTLETKLAWIPDASLRYHAERNHFSNWIMARSEIALASKFREVHASDFASVPEMREYIISNIRALRKLRQKGVVARFRAEHFDPLINDFLKIGQGSLGGKARGLAFMSAVLEQDQELHEKYSKIKIRIPKTLVICTDGFEAFVAQNHLEHFAKEGFTDEEVARGFLDADMPEWLANDLEAFAARVRIPLSVRSSSLLEDAQFQPYAGLYQTYMIPNNHPDLSIRRQHLITAVKLVYASTYYESPKAFARSTSNQPQAESMAVIIQELSGREYGDYFYPAISGVAQSHNFYPVSRMKPEEGIAHIALGLGKTVVEGEKTLRFSPRYPEIMPQFSTVKDILSNAQRFFYALRIRNYPEGPELWRDSNLEKRDLDDAENEFPVKTLASTYVPEEDRIRDTGYMPGPKVLTFAQVLKHHIFPLPDLLSDLLTMGRKGMGCPVEIEFSVELTPDKDHKNEFIFLQMRPMVADEERFNVEITPQDLDRAFCRSSTALGNGKNEEITDIIYVKPDAFDAGATVQIAEEIGQINAGLSKEKRKYLLIGPGRWGSADRWLGIPVQWRHISGVGAIVELRNKQLKADPSQGSHFFQNITSLGIDYITVTEDAESEDYLDWNWIRSIPAVQETTFLRHATMEKPLIIKIDGRKSRCVIIGDDG from the coding sequence ATGGAATTTTACGCCCGCTTCAAGATCTATCACGAACTCATGTCCAAAAAGATCCGGGAGATCCTCCTGGTATCGAGCCCTTACGACGCCTTCATCATGGAGGAAGACGGGAGTCTGGCATCCCGGATTATCAACGAGTACAGCGGCTTGAACCTGAGCCATCCGCCCCGGGTCACCCGGACGTCATCGGCCTTTGACGCCCTGGCCCTCCTCAATATGAGGAACTTCGACATGGTGGTCACCACCCCCCATCTGGAGGAGATGGATGCCTTCACCCTCGGGTTGAAGGCGAAAAAGACCCATCCCGGCCTCCCTGTCATCCTCCTGGCCCACAGCCCCAGGGGGATCTACCCCCTTCCTGAAAACAAGAACTGCGAGGGGATCGACAAGATCTTCATCTGGTCCGGGAACTCGGATCTTCTCCTGGCCCTGGTCAAGAATGCCGAGGATCATCTGAACGTGGACGCCGACACGGAGCGGGCCATGGTCCGGGTCCTGATCCTGGTGGAGGACTCCCCGGTGTATTATTCCTCCTTTCTGCCGCTCATCTACAAGGAAATCGTCCGCCAGACCCAGGCCGTGCTCAAGATGGGGCTGAACGAAGAGCACCGGCTTCTGACCATGCGGGCACGGCCCAAGATCCTCCTGGCCACCAATTATGAGGAGGCCCTGGCCCTCTACCAGAAATTCCGGTCCTTTCTCTTCGGCGTGATTTCAGACGCCCGCCTGCCCAAGAACCACCAGATGGACGACAACACGGGATTTTTACTGCTTTCCCAGATCCAGAAAGAGGTCCCTGACGTCCCGCTCCTCCTGCTGAGTTCGGAATCCAGCAACAGAAACAAGGCGGAACAAATCCCGGCCGATTTCCTGGACAAGAATTCTCCCCACCTCCTCTCCGAGATACACGATTTCTTCCTGTCCAGACTCGGGTTCGGCGATTTCATCTTCCGTATGCCTGACGGGACAGAGGTGGACAGGGCCTCCGATCTCCACACCCTGGAAACCAAGCTGGCCTGGATACCCGATGCCTCGCTCCGCTACCATGCTGAACGGAATCACTTTTCAAACTGGATCATGGCCCGTTCCGAGATCGCCCTCGCCTCTAAATTCCGTGAGGTCCATGCCAGTGATTTCGCCAGTGTTCCTGAAATGCGCGAGTACATTATCAGCAATATCCGGGCCCTCCGGAAATTGCGGCAGAAGGGGGTGGTGGCCCGATTCAGGGCGGAACATTTTGACCCTTTAATCAATGATTTTCTCAAGATCGGTCAGGGATCCCTGGGCGGCAAGGCCAGGGGGCTGGCCTTCATGTCTGCGGTCCTCGAGCAGGACCAGGAACTTCACGAAAAATATTCCAAAATCAAGATCCGGATACCCAAGACACTGGTCATCTGTACAGACGGATTTGAGGCGTTTGTGGCGCAGAACCACCTGGAACATTTTGCAAAGGAAGGATTCACCGATGAAGAGGTCGCCAGGGGTTTTCTTGACGCGGACATGCCGGAATGGCTGGCGAATGATCTGGAGGCATTTGCGGCCCGGGTCCGAATTCCCCTCTCTGTCCGGTCTTCAAGCCTGCTGGAAGACGCCCAGTTTCAGCCCTATGCCGGACTGTATCAAACCTATATGATTCCCAATAATCATCCCGATCTCTCCATTCGGCGGCAGCATCTCATAACGGCCGTAAAGCTGGTCTATGCATCCACCTACTATGAAAGTCCCAAGGCCTTTGCGAGAAGCACGTCCAACCAGCCCCAGGCAGAGTCGATGGCCGTTATCATCCAGGAGCTCTCAGGGAGGGAATACGGGGACTATTTCTATCCGGCCATTTCGGGCGTGGCCCAGTCTCATAATTTCTATCCGGTATCCCGGATGAAGCCGGAGGAAGGGATCGCCCATATTGCACTCGGGTTGGGCAAGACCGTTGTGGAAGGGGAAAAGACATTGCGGTTCTCCCCCAGATATCCGGAGATCATGCCCCAGTTTTCCACGGTGAAAGACATCCTTTCCAATGCCCAGAGATTTTTTTATGCCTTGAGGATCCGGAATTATCCGGAGGGCCCGGAGTTGTGGCGCGATTCCAACCTGGAAAAACGGGACCTGGATGATGCGGAAAATGAATTTCCGGTAAAGACCCTGGCCAGCACCTATGTGCCCGAGGAGGACCGTATTCGAGATACGGGGTATATGCCGGGGCCCAAGGTGCTGACCTTTGCCCAGGTCTTGAAACATCATATTTTCCCCCTGCCGGACCTCCTGTCCGATCTCCTCACAATGGGGAGGAAGGGCATGGGATGCCCTGTGGAGATCGAGTTCTCCGTGGAACTCACCCCTGATAAAGATCATAAGAACGAGTTCATCTTTCTGCAGATGCGACCGATGGTGGCTGACGAGGAACGATTCAATGTGGAAATCACCCCCCAGGATCTGGACCGGGCATTCTGCCGGTCCTCAACCGCCCTGGGAAACGGCAAAAACGAGGAAATCACGGATATCATCTATGTCAAACCCGATGCCTTCGATGCCGGCGCAACAGTGCAGATTGCAGAGGAAATCGGGCAGATAAATGCGGGGCTCTCAAAGGAAAAGCGGAAGTATCTCCTGATCGGGCCGGGCAGATGGGGATCCGCAGACAGATGGCTGGGCATTCCGGTCCAGTGGCGGCATATCTCAGGCGTGGGCGCCATCGTCGAACTCAGGAACAAGCAGTTGAAGGCCGACCCTTCCCAGGGGTCCCATTTTTTTCAGAACATCACGTCCCTCGGCATCGATTACATCACGGTGACAGAGGACGCGGAATCCGAAGACTATCTGGACTGGAACTGGATCCGTTCGATCCCTGCGGTTCAGGAAACCACCTTTTTGAGACATGCGACAATGGAAAAACCGCTCATCATCAAAATCGACGGCAGGAAATCCCGGTGCGTGATTATCGGTGATGACGGATGA
- a CDS encoding FMN-binding glutamate synthase family protein: protein MNLQRPNSDEALQTKNRSRDVTPQSGICSRCIDGCKGNCDMFNATFRGRELLYPQPFGSITAGADKDYPVDYSHLNIMGYALGAKGVEPDPDKATFPAVNTETSFGVSEKVKMKVPVFTGALGSTDIARKNWEHFAIGAAISGITLVCGENVCGIDPELEFKPNGKVKNSPEMDRRIREYRRYHEGYGDILVQMNVEDTRNGVAEYVIDKLGVETIELKWGQGAKCIGGEIKVNSLDRAIELKRRGYIVTPDPDVPAFQAAFKAGPLKQFERHSRLGFIDQEGFMNEVKRIRDLGAKRVTLKTGAYPMRELAMAIRWSSDAKIDLLTIDGAPGGTGMSPWRMMTEWGIPSLYLHSMAYELCDRLAKRGLWVPDIAFAGGFSAEDHVFKALALGAPYCKAVCMGRALMIPGMVGKNAERWLRGEQGGLPPTVSKYGSTKEEIFMNYEVLKEKYGAEADNLPLGAVGLFSAVDKLKVGLQQLMAGSRNWEVQYISRKDIFSLTEECAKVTGIPYVMDAYRDEALQIIDS from the coding sequence GTGAACTTACAGAGACCGAATTCCGATGAAGCGCTGCAAACCAAAAACCGTTCCCGGGACGTGACCCCACAGTCAGGCATCTGCAGCAGGTGCATAGACGGATGCAAGGGGAACTGCGACATGTTCAACGCCACCTTCCGGGGGAGGGAACTCCTCTACCCCCAGCCGTTCGGGAGTATCACGGCCGGCGCAGACAAGGACTATCCCGTGGATTACTCGCATCTGAATATCATGGGGTATGCCCTCGGGGCCAAAGGCGTGGAACCCGATCCGGACAAGGCCACCTTCCCGGCGGTCAACACCGAAACCTCGTTCGGCGTCTCCGAAAAGGTGAAGATGAAGGTCCCCGTATTTACGGGCGCCCTCGGGAGCACCGATATTGCGAGGAAAAACTGGGAGCACTTTGCCATCGGGGCCGCCATCAGCGGCATCACTCTCGTCTGCGGCGAGAATGTCTGCGGCATCGACCCGGAACTGGAGTTCAAGCCCAACGGCAAGGTGAAGAACTCCCCTGAAATGGACCGGCGCATCAGGGAATACCGGCGCTACCATGAAGGCTACGGGGATATCCTCGTCCAGATGAACGTGGAAGATACCCGGAACGGCGTCGCCGAATATGTCATCGACAAACTGGGCGTGGAGACCATAGAGCTTAAATGGGGCCAGGGCGCCAAGTGCATCGGTGGAGAGATCAAGGTCAATTCCCTGGACCGGGCCATCGAGCTGAAGAGAAGGGGATACATCGTCACCCCGGATCCGGACGTCCCCGCGTTCCAGGCCGCCTTCAAGGCCGGTCCACTCAAACAGTTCGAACGCCATTCCCGGCTGGGCTTCATCGACCAGGAAGGATTTATGAACGAAGTGAAGCGGATACGGGACCTGGGGGCCAAACGGGTCACCCTCAAGACCGGTGCCTATCCCATGAGAGAACTGGCCATGGCCATTCGCTGGTCCAGTGATGCCAAGATCGACCTCCTGACCATCGACGGCGCGCCCGGTGGCACCGGCATGAGCCCGTGGCGGATGATGACTGAATGGGGGATCCCCTCCCTCTATCTCCACTCCATGGCCTATGAACTGTGCGATCGTCTGGCCAAACGGGGCCTCTGGGTCCCGGACATTGCATTTGCCGGCGGATTTTCCGCTGAAGATCATGTGTTCAAGGCCCTGGCGTTGGGGGCCCCCTACTGCAAGGCCGTCTGCATGGGCCGCGCCCTGATGATCCCGGGCATGGTGGGGAAAAATGCCGAACGCTGGCTGAGAGGCGAACAGGGCGGGCTCCCGCCGACGGTTTCCAAGTATGGGTCCACCAAAGAAGAGATCTTCATGAATTACGAGGTCCTTAAAGAGAAATACGGGGCTGAGGCGGACAACCTCCCCTTAGGCGCCGTAGGCCTGTTCAGTGCGGTGGACAAGCTCAAAGTAGGTCTTCAGCAGTTGATGGCCGGGTCTCGAAACTGGGAAGTGCAGTATATCAGCCGGAAAGACATCTTCTCTCTGACGGAAGAGTGCGCCAAGGTGACAGGGATCCCCTACGTCATGGATGCCTACCGGGATGAGGCCCTCCAGATCATCGATTCATAG
- the meaB gene encoding methylmalonyl Co-A mutase-associated GTPase MeaB — protein sequence MASVAEKVVAGDIRTVARLIRDIDDGMPEVREVLKELYPHTGKAYVIGITGSPGVGKSTLVDQMVAHIRKRGKTVGVLAVDPTSPFSGGAILGDRVRMQRHSMDQGVFIRSMATRGHFGGLTQSTRSAIDVLDAMGKDYILVETVGVGQDEVDVVKSAHTTVIVVIPGMGDDIQAIKAGILEVGDIFLINKADREGSDKTMSDLRLMIEMDQKKYNEGGWKPPILKVEAVFDKGVDEFLEAVDRHAAYLANTEDGLHFRANRVKVRQELGEMIKARLIEEVLDRLTDSGEFDAAVTSIVEGKVDPYTACEDLVLPILSG from the coding sequence ATGGCCAGTGTAGCAGAAAAGGTGGTTGCCGGCGATATCCGGACGGTCGCGCGTCTGATCCGGGATATTGACGACGGCATGCCCGAGGTGCGAGAGGTCCTGAAAGAGCTGTATCCGCATACCGGAAAGGCCTATGTTATCGGGATTACGGGATCTCCCGGTGTGGGAAAAAGCACCCTGGTGGATCAGATGGTTGCCCACATCAGGAAACGGGGAAAGACGGTCGGGGTCCTGGCGGTGGACCCCACCAGCCCGTTCAGCGGCGGCGCTATCCTGGGGGATCGCGTGAGAATGCAGCGGCACAGCATGGATCAGGGCGTTTTTATCCGGTCCATGGCCACCAGAGGCCACTTCGGCGGCCTGACCCAGTCCACCCGGAGCGCCATCGATGTCCTGGATGCCATGGGCAAAGACTATATTCTGGTGGAAACCGTAGGGGTAGGCCAGGATGAGGTGGATGTGGTGAAGAGCGCCCATACCACCGTTATCGTAGTGATTCCCGGTATGGGGGACGATATCCAGGCGATCAAGGCCGGGATCCTCGAGGTGGGCGATATCTTCCTGATCAATAAGGCCGACCGGGAAGGGTCGGACAAGACCATGAGCGACCTGAGACTGATGATCGAGATGGATCAGAAGAAGTATAATGAAGGCGGATGGAAGCCGCCCATACTCAAGGTCGAGGCGGTGTTTGACAAGGGGGTGGATGAATTTCTGGAGGCGGTGGACCGGCATGCAGCATACCTCGCCAATACCGAGGACGGCCTCCACTTCAGGGCGAACAGGGTCAAGGTCCGCCAGGAACTGGGAGAGATGATCAAGGCCCGGCTTATCGAGGAGGTTCTGGACCGATTGACGGATTCGGGTGAATTCGATGCCGCCGTGACATCGATTGTGGAAGGGAAGGTGGATCCCTATACTGCATGTGAAGACCTGGTTCTCCCGATTCTGTCCGGCTGA
- a CDS encoding methylmalonyl-CoA mutase family protein has protein sequence MPLTFNDGIFEDINRENEKWQKKLEKVFEARPERLPRFSTVSDLEIGRLYTPADIKNQDFMRDIGFPGDAPFTRGVQPSMYRGRLWTMRMFAGLGSAKDTNKRFHLLVNQGQTGLSTAFDMPTLMGYDTDSPKARGECGKCGVAIDTLKDMEDLFEGLPIDKITTSMTINPPASVIWAMYIAMAEKRGIDRKVLGGTIQNDMLKEFIAQKTFMCPPVPSVRIITDTVEFGTKEVPRWNTISISGYHIREAGSTAVQELAFTLGDGIAYTEEAMKRGLDVDDFAPRFSFFFNSHLDFFEEVAKFRAARRMWGKIMKERFKAKDPRSWWLRFHTQTAGCSLTAQQPYNNVVRTAFQALAAVMGGTQSLHTNSLDEVLAIPTEEAATIALRTQQVIAEESGVANTIDPLGGSYFVEALTNRMEEEAFEIIEKIDNMGGMLSAIEKNYPQQEIADAAYHYQRQIDDKEKTVVGVNKYVTEEDIPVEILEIDEELESLQMEKTNRIKNERDNSRVKACLERVGEACSGDRNVMEDLIDAVKAHATLQEVCDVYRKVYGEYRDPGIY, from the coding sequence ATGCCCTTGACGTTTAATGACGGGATCTTTGAGGACATAAACAGGGAAAACGAGAAGTGGCAGAAGAAGCTGGAGAAGGTGTTTGAAGCCCGGCCCGAACGTCTCCCCAGGTTTTCCACGGTTTCCGACCTGGAGATCGGGCGGCTCTATACCCCTGCCGATATCAAAAACCAGGATTTTATGAGAGACATCGGCTTTCCCGGAGACGCCCCCTTCACCCGCGGGGTCCAGCCCTCCATGTACCGGGGCCGTCTCTGGACCATGCGCATGTTTGCCGGCCTGGGGAGCGCCAAGGATACGAATAAGCGGTTTCATCTTTTGGTGAATCAGGGGCAGACCGGTCTCTCCACCGCCTTTGATATGCCGACCCTCATGGGCTACGACACCGATTCCCCCAAGGCCAGGGGGGAGTGCGGCAAGTGCGGTGTGGCCATCGACACCCTCAAGGATATGGAAGATCTCTTTGAAGGGCTTCCCATCGATAAAATCACCACCTCCATGACCATCAATCCGCCTGCCTCGGTGATCTGGGCCATGTATATCGCCATGGCGGAAAAACGGGGAATCGACCGGAAGGTGTTGGGCGGCACCATCCAGAACGACATGCTCAAAGAATTCATTGCCCAGAAGACCTTCATGTGCCCGCCGGTGCCGTCTGTCCGCATTATTACGGATACGGTGGAATTCGGGACCAAGGAGGTCCCGAGATGGAACACCATCAGCATCAGCGGGTACCATATCCGGGAGGCGGGGTCCACTGCGGTGCAGGAATTGGCCTTTACCCTGGGAGACGGCATCGCCTACACTGAAGAGGCCATGAAGCGGGGACTCGACGTGGATGACTTCGCCCCCAGGTTTTCCTTCTTTTTCAATTCCCATCTCGATTTCTTCGAGGAGGTTGCCAAGTTCAGGGCGGCCAGGCGGATGTGGGGAAAGATCATGAAAGAGCGCTTCAAGGCCAAGGATCCAAGATCGTGGTGGTTGCGGTTCCACACGCAGACAGCAGGGTGTTCCCTTACGGCCCAGCAGCCGTACAACAACGTGGTCCGGACGGCGTTTCAGGCCCTGGCGGCGGTGATGGGCGGCACCCAGTCGCTCCACACCAATTCACTGGATGAGGTTCTGGCGATCCCGACCGAGGAGGCCGCGACCATTGCCCTGAGGACACAGCAGGTTATTGCCGAAGAATCCGGCGTGGCCAACACCATCGATCCCTTAGGGGGGTCCTATTTTGTGGAGGCCCTCACCAACCGGATGGAGGAGGAGGCCTTTGAGATCATAGAGAAGATCGACAACATGGGCGGCATGCTGTCGGCTATTGAGAAGAACTATCCCCAGCAGGAGATCGCCGACGCCGCCTATCACTATCAAAGACAGATCGATGACAAAGAAAAGACCGTGGTAGGGGTCAATAAGTATGTTACCGAAGAGGATATCCCGGTGGAGATCCTGGAGATCGACGAAGAACTGGAAAGCCTCCAGATGGAGAAGACCAACCGGATCAAGAATGAGCGCGACAATTCCCGGGTGAAGGCCTGTCTGGAAAGGGTGGGCGAGGCATGTTCGGGCGACAGAAATGTCATGGAGGATCTGATTGACGCGGTCAAGGCGCACGCCACCCTTCAGGAGGTGTGTGATGTCTACAGGAAGGTGTACGGCGAGTACAGGGATCCGGGGATATATTAG
- a CDS encoding cobalamin B12-binding domain-containing protein yields the protein MKQKRRVRVMVAKPGLDGHDRGARIIARAYRDAGFEVVYTGLHQTPEEIVEAAIQEDVDMIGMSSLAGAHRYLFPAVVQLLRDRGADDIVVCGGGIIPEDDIAKLKAAGVQEVFTPGTPLDEIVRWVEENVSPR from the coding sequence ATGAAACAGAAGAGAAGAGTCAGGGTGATGGTGGCAAAACCGGGTCTGGACGGTCATGACCGGGGGGCCAGGATCATCGCAAGGGCCTATCGGGATGCCGGTTTCGAGGTGGTGTACACAGGGCTTCACCAGACACCCGAAGAGATTGTGGAGGCCGCCATTCAGGAAGACGTGGATATGATCGGGATGTCGAGCCTGGCCGGGGCCCATAGATATCTGTTTCCTGCGGTGGTTCAGCTGCTTCGGGACAGGGGGGCGGATGACATTGTGGTGTGCGGGGGCGGAATCATCCCGGAGGATGATATTGCGAAATTAAAGGCGGCCGGGGTCCAGGAGGTATTTACCCCCGGAACGCCCCTCGACGAGATCGTGAGATGGGTCGAGGAAAATGTATCACCGAGGTAA
- a CDS encoding XRE family transcriptional regulator: MPSTKTGQPIGKRLLKRRREKKLTLKHLANETGLATNFISQVEKGEVIPPVSVILQLSRALEIDSSILLKEEKQQAGKKSAEDFKKRTEAYTYETLTPEAIHKHLKAFKVFIDPKSEHKSISYQHLGEEFQYVLKGKVEVMVGESRNILEPGQSLHFNSSITHKLRNISSERAELLVVLYTP; this comes from the coding sequence ATGCCGAGCACCAAAACCGGTCAACCTATCGGTAAACGGCTCTTGAAGCGGCGGCGGGAGAAGAAATTGACCCTCAAGCACCTGGCCAATGAGACAGGCCTGGCCACCAATTTTATCTCCCAGGTTGAAAAAGGAGAGGTGATCCCGCCCGTCTCCGTGATTCTGCAGCTTTCAAGGGCCCTTGAAATCGACTCCAGCATCCTCCTTAAGGAGGAGAAGCAGCAGGCGGGCAAAAAATCCGCTGAGGATTTCAAGAAGAGAACCGAGGCGTATACCTACGAGACCCTCACGCCCGAGGCCATCCATAAACACCTCAAGGCCTTCAAGGTCTTTATCGATCCGAAATCAGAGCATAAGTCCATCAGTTACCAGCACCTGGGAGAGGAGTTTCAGTATGTCCTGAAAGGAAAGGTCGAGGTGATGGTAGGGGAAAGCAGAAATATCCTGGAACCCGGGCAGAGTCTCCATTTCAATTCTTCGATCACCCATAAGCTCAGGAATATCAGCTCGGAACGGGCGGAGTTGCTGGTGGTGCTGTACACCCCTTGA